The following proteins come from a genomic window of Candidatus Bipolaricaulis sibiricus:
- a CDS encoding Thioredoxin: protein MTPKSDSLDKRKVFLRVGALALLALAVAGAVYLRQGTLWHPGVASEPPADRPAAGVAEPGISPAPPELAAVVGVSVVPLADPGTEEPVDEPTQGVAEPAAADPLPMPERPVAVPEPPKALPRLVDLGADKCIPCKQMAPILEELRGQYAGVFEVVFIDVWKNPSEADKYGIRIIPTQIFYDAYGRELFRHTGFYSKEQILSKWKQLGVDVGGR from the coding sequence GTGACGCCGAAGAGCGATTCCCTAGACAAGAGAAAGGTGTTCCTCCGCGTGGGGGCGCTCGCCCTGCTCGCGCTGGCGGTGGCGGGGGCGGTCTACCTCCGGCAGGGGACGCTGTGGCATCCGGGAGTCGCCTCAGAACCGCCGGCCGATCGGCCGGCAGCTGGGGTTGCTGAACCAGGGATCTCCCCCGCTCCGCCGGAGCTGGCGGCCGTCGTGGGAGTCTCCGTTGTCCCGCTGGCCGACCCAGGAACCGAGGAACCGGTGGACGAGCCCACACAAGGGGTGGCCGAGCCGGCTGCCGCAGACCCGCTGCCGATGCCCGAGCGGCCGGTCGCGGTTCCGGAGCCCCCCAAGGCTCTGCCCAGGTTGGTCGATCTCGGGGCGGACAAGTGCATCCCCTGCAAACAGATGGCCCCGATCCTCGAAGAGCTGCGGGGCCAGTATGCCGGCGTGTTCGAAGTCGTGTTCATCGACGTGTGGAAGAACCCCTCAGAGGCCGACAAGTACGGGATCCGCATCATCCCCACGCAGATCTTCTACGACGCGTACGGCAGGGAGCTCTTCCGGCACACGGGTTTCTACTCCAAAGAGCAGATCCTCTCCAAGTGGAAGCAGCTCGGGGTCGACGTGGGAGGCCGCTAG
- a CDS encoding putative membrane protein, YraQ family has product MKRELRLSLLLGGTFLAAYFVPWSAPVVQKALAEAFLLLQDYAREHVLTCLIPALFIAGGIAVFVSQASVVRYLGYGANKILAYGVASVSGTVLAVCSCTVLPLFAGIYTRGAGLGPATAFLYSGPAINVLAIILTARVLGPSLGIARAIGAVVFSIVTGLAMHALFRKEEKAKGDAAATVPTPPPPARALWKTVVLFTLMIAVLVVANWGRPAGVTVTLRDGTTLSGTRAGEDASSLLVVPEGEEEIVSLTKAEIAGAEYSPSAYTALWRYRYAVAGVFLVALFALLPFWVGKEEGGAWVRSTWDYALLILPYLFGGVLVAGFLLGRPGEEALIPARWVQAAVGGNSWLSSAVASVAGAFMYFATLTEVPILQGLLGSGMGQGPALALLLAGPALSLPSMLVIRRILGTKKTAAFIAVVVVLSTLAGKLYGTVIGG; this is encoded by the coding sequence ATGAAGCGCGAGCTGCGTCTGTCCCTCTTGCTGGGAGGCACGTTTCTCGCCGCGTACTTCGTCCCGTGGTCTGCGCCGGTCGTGCAGAAGGCCCTTGCCGAGGCGTTCCTCCTTCTCCAGGACTACGCCCGCGAGCACGTGCTCACCTGCCTCATCCCGGCCCTGTTCATCGCGGGCGGGATCGCGGTGTTCGTGTCCCAGGCGTCGGTAGTCCGCTATCTCGGCTACGGGGCGAACAAGATCCTCGCCTACGGCGTGGCCTCGGTGTCGGGGACGGTGCTCGCGGTGTGTTCGTGCACTGTGCTACCGCTGTTCGCCGGGATCTACACGCGGGGCGCGGGCCTCGGGCCGGCGACGGCGTTCCTCTATTCGGGACCGGCGATCAACGTGTTGGCGATCATCCTCACCGCGCGCGTGCTGGGGCCGTCCCTCGGGATTGCCCGAGCGATCGGCGCGGTGGTTTTCTCGATCGTGACCGGGCTGGCGATGCACGCTCTGTTCCGGAAGGAGGAGAAGGCGAAGGGGGATGCGGCCGCCACCGTGCCGACGCCCCCTCCCCCGGCCCGCGCGCTCTGGAAGACGGTCGTCCTGTTCACGCTCATGATCGCGGTGCTCGTCGTTGCCAACTGGGGCCGACCAGCGGGCGTAACGGTGACGCTCCGCGACGGAACCACACTCTCCGGCACGCGCGCCGGGGAGGACGCATCCTCCCTTCTTGTGGTGCCGGAGGGAGAGGAGGAGATCGTCTCGCTGACCAAAGCGGAGATCGCGGGGGCAGAGTACAGCCCGTCGGCCTACACCGCCCTGTGGCGGTACCGGTACGCGGTGGCCGGGGTGTTCCTCGTCGCGCTGTTTGCTCTTCTCCCGTTCTGGGTCGGCAAAGAGGAGGGAGGGGCGTGGGTGCGTTCCACGTGGGATTACGCGCTTCTCATCCTCCCCTACCTGTTCGGCGGCGTCCTCGTGGCGGGGTTCCTCCTCGGCCGGCCGGGGGAAGAAGCCCTCATCCCGGCGCGGTGGGTCCAGGCCGCAGTGGGCGGGAACTCGTGGCTGTCGAGCGCGGTGGCGTCGGTGGCGGGGGCGTTCATGTACTTCGCCACCCTCACCGAAGTTCCGATCCTCCAGGGCCTCCTCGGCTCCGGGATGGGCCAGGGGCCAGCCCTCGCCCTCCTCCTGGCTGGCCCAGCCCTGTCCCTGCCCTCGATGCTCGTCATCCGCCGCATCCTCGGGACGAAGAAGACAGCCGCGTTCATCGCAGTTGTGGTCGTGTTGTCCACGCTGGCGGGAAAGCTCTACGGGACGGTGATCGGAGGATGA